In one Trichlorobacter lovleyi SZ genomic region, the following are encoded:
- a CDS encoding FAD:protein FMN transferase: protein MAVLLSHLRLVLPAMAVLLLAACQSPPNTATPLRLSGTTMGTSWSVTLGGLPAGTTRNQLQPLLQQRLDRINALMSTYDPASELSRFNDQRSNDWFPVAAETAAVVALAQQISRLTDGAFDVTVGPLVDLWGFGPLPRASQPPTVHQVEQTRRRVGHRHLQVRRSPAALRKSVAGLRVDLSAIAKGYAVDQLAELLAQYDIHDALVEIGGELRVLGHRPDGQPWRIAIERPEPGSRAVEKLLALQPTAVATSGNYRNFYQAAGQRYAHTIDPASGYPVQHRLASATVLAPSAAQADALATALMVMGEQRARSFCQREGIAALLLIHQGSALTAETTPGFAALTTTERI, encoded by the coding sequence ATGGCGGTACTGCTTAGCCACCTCAGGCTGGTGTTGCCGGCCATGGCCGTCCTACTGCTGGCCGCCTGCCAGAGTCCACCCAACACGGCCACACCGCTCAGGCTCTCCGGCACCACGATGGGCACCAGCTGGTCCGTAACCCTGGGCGGGCTGCCGGCCGGCACCACCCGTAACCAGTTGCAGCCCCTGCTGCAGCAACGGCTGGACCGGATCAACGCCTTGATGTCAACCTATGATCCGGCCTCGGAGCTGTCACGCTTCAACGACCAGCGCAGCAACGACTGGTTTCCGGTTGCGGCCGAAACCGCGGCCGTGGTTGCGCTGGCCCAACAGATCAGCCGCCTCACCGACGGCGCCTTTGACGTCACCGTCGGTCCCTTGGTGGATCTGTGGGGATTCGGCCCCCTGCCCCGCGCCAGCCAGCCCCCCACAGTCCACCAAGTCGAACAGACACGTCGCCGGGTGGGCCACCGTCACCTGCAGGTACGCCGGTCACCGGCAGCCCTGCGCAAGAGCGTGGCCGGGCTACGGGTCGACCTGTCCGCCATTGCCAAGGGCTATGCCGTTGACCAGCTGGCGGAGCTGCTGGCACAGTACGACATACACGACGCACTGGTGGAGATCGGCGGTGAACTGCGGGTATTGGGACATCGGCCTGACGGGCAGCCCTGGCGGATCGCCATCGAACGTCCCGAGCCTGGATCCCGTGCGGTCGAAAAGCTGCTTGCCCTGCAGCCCACCGCTGTGGCAACCTCCGGCAACTACCGTAACTTTTATCAGGCGGCCGGACAGCGTTATGCCCACACCATTGATCCGGCCAGCGGCTACCCGGTGCAGCACCGCCTGGCCTCGGCCACGGTGCTGGCGCCCTCTGCGGCCCAGGCCGATGCCCTGGCCACCGCCCTGATGGTGATGGGGGAGCAACGGGCCCGCAGCTTCTGCCAACGGGAAGGGATCGCGGCCCTGCTGCTGATCCACCAGGGCTCCGCCCTTACCGCCGAAACCACCCCCGGCTTTGCGGCCCTGACTACCACGGAGCGCATATGA
- a CDS encoding FAD-dependent oxidoreductase — translation MAPTPRLIVIGGDAAGMSAASKVRREDPKREIVVFERSPHTSYSACGMPYFIAGLVDGPEKLVARSPEKFRETYNIDARTGHEVTELDLTNQRVRVRNLSDASETWEAYDQLLIATGAEAILPRLDNSDADGIFGLSTLASGIRIQQFMDQQLPRRAVVVGGGFPLRSPLCGALDL, via the coding sequence ATGGCACCAACACCACGACTGATCGTCATCGGCGGCGATGCCGCCGGCATGAGCGCCGCCTCAAAAGTCCGCCGGGAAGACCCGAAGCGAGAGATCGTGGTCTTCGAGCGCAGCCCCCACACCTCCTACTCGGCCTGCGGCATGCCCTACTTCATCGCCGGCCTGGTGGACGGCCCTGAAAAACTGGTGGCCCGCAGCCCGGAGAAATTCCGCGAAACATACAACATCGACGCCCGCACCGGTCACGAGGTGACCGAACTGGACCTGACCAACCAACGGGTGCGGGTACGCAACCTGTCCGACGCCAGCGAGACATGGGAAGCCTATGACCAGCTGCTGATCGCCACCGGCGCCGAGGCGATCTTACCCAGGCTGGACAACAGCGATGCTGACGGCATCTTCGGTCTCTCCACCCTGGCCAGCGGCATCCGGATCCAGCAGTTCATGGACCAGCAGCTGCCCCGCCGGGCGGTGGTGGTGGGGGGTGGCTTCCCACTTCGGAGCCCGCTTTGCGGTGCCCTGGATCTTTAA